One region of Pyramidobacter sp. YE332 genomic DNA includes:
- a CDS encoding DNA-directed RNA polymerase subunit alpha yields MRPEIQVEECSSTAARLVIGPLERGYGQTIGNALRRVLLSSIKGAAISAVRVEGAQHEFTTIPGMKEDVIELLLNLKHVPVRSHSAEYRTLKLDVEGGKKVTAADFQEDSDIEFIDPDAYICTLAEGHSLSLEVYIEQGVGYATVDRPRLSYLPVDALMIDAIYSPILRVKYEVQNERVGQKTDYEKIVMNVTTNGVVAPDIAVAEAAKLLREYFDIVIQELRKLHPAELGLFDDESASQPSGNSQAGDGADNPPENALLNKPVRELELSIRSENCLLRGGIHTIGDLVSRSKDDLLKIRNLGKISLREIEEKMTKYGIVLSDDKASAENSSKED; encoded by the coding sequence ATGCGGCCTGAGATTCAAGTTGAAGAGTGTTCCAGTACCGCCGCGCGGCTGGTTATTGGTCCGCTCGAACGCGGTTATGGTCAGACGATAGGTAACGCTCTCCGTCGTGTGCTGCTTTCTTCGATCAAAGGAGCGGCGATCAGTGCGGTTCGCGTTGAAGGCGCTCAGCACGAGTTTACGACGATCCCCGGCATGAAGGAAGACGTTATCGAGCTGCTGCTGAATCTCAAGCACGTGCCTGTCCGCTCCCATAGCGCCGAATACCGTACACTGAAGCTGGATGTGGAAGGCGGAAAGAAGGTTACGGCAGCCGATTTTCAGGAGGACAGCGACATCGAGTTCATAGATCCCGACGCGTACATCTGCACGCTGGCGGAAGGGCATTCGCTTTCGCTCGAAGTTTACATCGAGCAGGGCGTCGGCTACGCCACGGTGGATCGTCCGCGCCTGAGCTATTTACCGGTAGACGCTCTCATGATCGACGCCATCTATTCCCCGATCCTTCGCGTCAAGTACGAAGTTCAGAACGAACGCGTCGGCCAAAAGACGGACTATGAAAAAATTGTGATGAACGTCACCACGAATGGCGTCGTCGCTCCCGATATCGCCGTCGCCGAAGCGGCGAAACTGCTTCGCGAGTATTTCGACATCGTCATTCAGGAGCTTCGCAAGCTTCATCCCGCCGAGCTCGGGCTGTTCGACGACGAAAGCGCGTCTCAGCCTTCCGGGAACAGTCAGGCCGGAGACGGCGCCGATAATCCGCCGGAGAATGCCCTGCTGAACAAACCGGTCAGGGAACTTGAACTTTCAATCAGAAGTGAAAACTGCCTGCTTCGCGGTGGCATTCATACCATTGGCGATCTTGTCAGCCGCAGTAAGGATGACTTGCTGAAGATCCGCAACCTGGGCAAGATCTCTCTTCGCGAGATCGAAGAGAAGATGACCAAGTACGGTATCGTCCTCAGTGACGACAAGGCAAGCGCAGAGAACTCAAGCAAGGAGGACTAA
- a CDS encoding ComF family protein, whose translation MNWPPVAELLGHLLMPESCPVCGKLASPLCPECLEKISAPEPPLPHCLCCDGASPCKRHGRRYEARALTLHKGEARELLLTVKYGGSGVAARKMGVALTRLVGENERRGGWTIVPIPPHPRVCFFPRGDSHLQWMARGLAGALGVPVRECLRWKEKRTPQKQQPDSQSRRAMPEDSFVCAGAAPERVFLLDDVSTTGTTLLRAAQCLYGVGAQQVISLCWSVAWRT comes from the coding sequence ATGAACTGGCCGCCTGTCGCCGAACTGCTGGGCCATCTGCTGATGCCGGAAAGCTGCCCCGTCTGCGGAAAACTGGCCTCCCCGCTCTGCCCCGAATGCCTGGAAAAAATTTCCGCTCCCGAGCCGCCCCTGCCGCACTGCCTGTGCTGCGACGGAGCTTCGCCCTGCAAACGCCACGGCCGGCGCTATGAAGCGCGCGCCCTGACGCTGCACAAAGGCGAGGCGCGCGAGCTGCTGCTGACGGTCAAGTACGGCGGCTCCGGCGTGGCGGCGCGGAAAATGGGCGTTGCGTTGACCCGGCTGGTCGGCGAAAATGAGCGTCGGGGCGGATGGACCATCGTCCCCATTCCGCCGCATCCGCGCGTATGCTTTTTTCCTCGCGGCGACAGCCACCTGCAGTGGATGGCCCGCGGCCTTGCCGGCGCCCTCGGCGTGCCCGTGCGGGAATGCCTGCGCTGGAAGGAAAAACGCACGCCGCAGAAGCAGCAGCCCGATTCGCAGTCACGCCGCGCCATGCCCGAAGACAGCTTCGTCTGCGCCGGCGCGGCGCCCGAACGAGTCTTCCTGCTCGACGACGTCAGCACCACCGGCACCACACTGCTGCGCGCCGCCCAGTGCCTCTACGGCGTCGGAGCGCAGCAGGTGATCAGTCTGTGCTGGAGCGTCGCCTGGCGGACGTGA
- a CDS encoding energy-coupling factor transporter ATPase: MEQPNMISLRGVGYSYSDTGRPALENVSFEVRQGEWIALVGSNGSGKSTLAKHLNALLVPMQGACFILGRDSREEENLWKIRSSVSMVFQNPENQIVSTVVEDDVAFGPENLGLPAAEIRRRVDEALKVCGLAEKADKAVYTLSGGQKQRLAIAGALAMGTQCLVLDEPTAMLDPEGRREVGTLLRELHGRGITIVQVTHRLEEVIGADRVIVLDQGRFAWEGTPDQLFRLKDIGARWGLEVPPVVILRERLVAAGLIAKDTPPTAEGIGTALCLSSSKI; encoded by the coding sequence ATGGAACAACCCAATATGATCTCCCTGAGGGGTGTTGGCTATTCTTACTCCGACACGGGGAGGCCCGCGCTTGAGAACGTCAGTTTCGAAGTGCGGCAGGGCGAGTGGATCGCCCTGGTCGGCAGCAATGGCTCTGGGAAGTCCACGCTGGCCAAACACCTTAACGCCCTGCTCGTTCCGATGCAGGGCGCTTGTTTTATCTTGGGACGGGACTCCCGCGAGGAAGAAAATCTGTGGAAGATCCGCTCTTCCGTGTCGATGGTCTTTCAGAATCCCGAAAATCAGATCGTTTCCACGGTAGTGGAGGACGACGTTGCGTTCGGTCCGGAAAATCTCGGCCTGCCGGCGGCGGAGATCCGCCGCCGCGTGGACGAAGCCCTCAAAGTCTGCGGTCTTGCGGAGAAAGCCGACAAGGCGGTCTACACGCTGTCCGGCGGGCAAAAGCAGCGTTTGGCCATTGCCGGCGCTCTGGCCATGGGCACGCAGTGTCTGGTGCTCGACGAGCCGACGGCGATGCTCGATCCCGAGGGGCGCCGGGAAGTGGGGACGCTGCTGCGCGAGCTGCATGGACGCGGCATCACGATCGTGCAGGTGACGCACCGCCTCGAAGAGGTGATTGGCGCCGATCGCGTGATCGTTCTCGATCAGGGGCGCTTCGCCTGGGAAGGCACGCCGGATCAGCTTTTCCGCCTGAAAGACATCGGCGCCCGCTGGGGACTGGAAGTGCCGCCCGTCGTGATTCTTCGGGAGCGGCTCGTCGCCGCCGGGCTGATAGCAAAAGATACTCCGCCGACGGCGGAGGGGATAGGAACGGCTTTATGTCTATCGTCGTCGAAAATTTAA
- a CDS encoding DUF3084 domain-containing protein, translating into MEESLWELLTEVNWKMIALTLLAGGVLSIIGDRVGMKFAKRRVTLFNLRPKYTSSILTACTGMLISLCVIAILAVVSESVRTSLFSMQFIQRQIVDLTRQLQDSRNEQQISSLLIVEAQQQLTSKEKELDDLQTRADALRKTTEEMQAERDRLTQERARLEEDVNRIRTTLGKLQEGRIVAFSDERLGQEVIPEGVASEAEARRYLDRLNERVRFEVARRSDAVPASISLEEDPESLQNAMQRILAYDSRKVVRAMVPQNIAAGETVRVVYRVYESSLVFRKEEALITRVLRFKPSAEQAETMLSYMLRELNRMATSSGILNDPLTGMVGGIPANDFYDGVERLAAAKAPLRVTLLAARDIYSEGPVSVKIVVEQNVSLDNLDSLDEELPDLTAAERGNSSVLAKTTGRK; encoded by the coding sequence ATGGAAGAAAGCCTGTGGGAGCTGCTCACTGAAGTCAACTGGAAAATGATCGCGCTGACGCTCCTGGCCGGCGGCGTGTTGTCGATCATCGGCGACCGCGTCGGCATGAAATTCGCCAAACGCCGCGTGACGCTGTTCAACCTGCGTCCGAAGTACACCTCGTCGATCCTGACCGCCTGCACGGGCATGCTGATCTCGCTGTGCGTCATCGCCATTCTGGCCGTCGTTTCCGAATCGGTGCGCACCAGCCTGTTCTCCATGCAGTTCATCCAACGCCAGATCGTCGATCTGACGCGGCAGCTGCAGGACAGCCGCAACGAACAGCAGATCTCTTCGCTGTTGATCGTCGAGGCGCAGCAGCAGCTCACCAGCAAGGAAAAAGAGCTGGACGACCTGCAGACCCGGGCCGACGCGCTGCGCAAGACCACGGAAGAAATGCAGGCCGAACGCGACCGTCTCACCCAAGAACGCGCCAGGCTCGAAGAGGACGTGAACCGGATCCGCACGACGCTGGGCAAACTTCAGGAAGGGCGTATCGTCGCCTTCTCCGACGAGCGCCTCGGGCAGGAAGTGATCCCCGAAGGCGTCGCCAGCGAGGCGGAAGCCCGCAGGTACCTGGACCGTCTCAACGAGCGCGTGCGCTTTGAAGTGGCCCGCCGTTCCGACGCCGTGCCTGCCTCGATCTCCCTCGAAGAGGATCCCGAGTCGCTGCAGAACGCCATGCAGCGCATCCTCGCCTATGACAGCCGCAAAGTCGTGCGCGCCATGGTGCCGCAGAACATCGCCGCCGGCGAGACGGTGCGCGTCGTCTACCGCGTTTACGAGAGTTCGCTGGTTTTTCGCAAGGAGGAAGCGCTGATCACCCGCGTGCTGCGTTTCAAACCCAGCGCCGAGCAGGCCGAGACCATGCTCAGCTACATGCTGCGCGAGCTGAACCGCATGGCGACATCCAGCGGCATCCTCAACGATCCGCTGACCGGCATGGTCGGCGGCATCCCCGCCAACGACTTTTACGACGGCGTCGAGCGCCTCGCCGCCGCGAAAGCGCCGCTGCGCGTCACCCTGCTGGCCGCCCGCGACATCTACAGCGAAGGTCCTGTGAGCGTGAAAATCGTCGTGGAACAGAACGTGAGCCTCGACAACCTCGATTCACTGGACGAAGAGCTGCCCGATCTTACCGCCGCGGAGCGGGGGAATTCTTCCGTACTGGCGAAGACGACGGGCCGAAAATGA
- the rplQ gene encoding 50S ribosomal protein L17 — protein sequence MRHGVAQRKLGRNGSHRRAMLANMVASLILEGSIETTVTRAKEVRRVAERLITRAKGGTLHDRRIVISRMNYKEAVIKLFDDVAPRFADRPGGYTRIVRTRFRVGDASPMAVISLVD from the coding sequence ATGAGACATGGAGTTGCCCAGAGAAAGCTCGGCCGCAACGGCAGCCACAGACGCGCGATGCTGGCCAATATGGTCGCGAGCCTGATCCTTGAAGGCAGCATCGAGACCACGGTGACCCGCGCGAAGGAAGTTCGCCGCGTCGCCGAGCGTTTGATCACGCGCGCCAAGGGCGGCACGCTGCACGATCGCCGCATCGTCATTTCGCGCATGAACTACAAGGAAGCCGTCATCAAACTGTTTGACGACGTCGCTCCCCGTTTTGCGGATCGTCCCGGCGGATACACCCGTATCGTCCGTACCCGTTTCCGCGTCGGCGACGCGTCGCCCATGGCGGTCATCTCGCTGGTTGACTAA
- a CDS encoding rod shape-determining protein, producing the protein MFSLGNDIGIDLGTATVLIYMKGKGIVLREPSCVAVDQDTGRILAVGYEAKNMVGRTPGNVVSVRPLRDGVIADYSMTEAMMRYFMRKINRGLHRYFRSRVMICVPSGATDVERRAVLEAAVEVGARDAYLIEEPMAAAIGADLHVEESRGKMVVDIGGGTTDIAVISLGGCVISKSLRIGGDKLDECIMRYLRKQYNLAIGEQMAENLKIMIGSCLPDGEENNMTLKGRDLVQGLPRQIEINSRSVCSAIIERIQAIVDGVKNVLEMTPPELSADIIDQGIVLTGGGALLRGLPELIGRSTGIKCVVADRPAECVALGTGLALANIGKLSEKGQGSFLFSARRQRK; encoded by the coding sequence ATGTTTTCCCTGGGCAACGACATCGGCATCGATCTCGGCACCGCCACGGTGCTTATCTATATGAAAGGCAAGGGCATCGTGCTGCGCGAGCCTTCGTGCGTGGCGGTCGATCAGGATACGGGGCGTATCCTGGCCGTCGGCTACGAGGCGAAAAACATGGTGGGGCGCACGCCGGGCAACGTAGTGTCGGTACGCCCGCTGCGCGACGGCGTGATCGCCGATTATTCGATGACGGAAGCGATGATGCGCTACTTCATGAGGAAGATCAACCGCGGCCTGCACCGCTATTTCCGCAGCCGCGTGATGATCTGCGTGCCGTCGGGCGCGACCGACGTGGAGCGCCGCGCCGTGCTCGAGGCGGCGGTGGAGGTGGGCGCCCGCGATGCCTATCTGATCGAGGAACCGATGGCTGCGGCCATCGGCGCCGATCTGCACGTGGAGGAATCGCGCGGCAAGATGGTGGTCGACATCGGCGGCGGCACCACGGACATCGCCGTGATCTCGCTGGGCGGCTGCGTCATCTCCAAATCGCTGCGCATCGGCGGCGACAAGCTCGACGAGTGCATCATGCGCTACCTGCGCAAGCAGTACAATCTGGCCATCGGCGAGCAGATGGCGGAGAACCTGAAGATCATGATCGGTTCCTGCCTGCCCGACGGCGAGGAGAACAACATGACGCTGAAAGGCCGCGACCTGGTTCAGGGGCTGCCCCGCCAGATCGAGATCAACAGCCGCAGCGTGTGCTCGGCCATCATCGAGCGCATCCAGGCCATCGTCGACGGCGTCAAGAACGTGCTGGAGATGACGCCGCCCGAACTTTCCGCCGACATTATCGACCAGGGCATCGTGCTCACCGGCGGCGGCGCGTTGCTGCGCGGCCTGCCCGAGCTGATCGGCCGCAGCACCGGCATCAAGTGCGTCGTGGCCGATCGCCCCGCCGAGTGCGTGGCGCTGGGCACCGGATTGGCGCTGGCCAACATCGGCAAGCTTTCGGAGAAGGGGCAGGGCAGTTTTCTGTTCTCGGCCCGCCGTCAGCGAAAATGA
- a CDS encoding YkgJ family cysteine cluster protein — MIETTLPDVEGISSGPRRTARELPWWACGGLRFECLGCGRCCRGASGGIFMRPVEERRIAAALNLTAEQLRSRFETTRWRFPSLRETGCGRCVMNGDDGRCRVYACRPVECRTWPFWPELLESPQTWQAAAHRCPGMDSGPLWSPRRIAAVLAAHENYAEKLSREWRKEAR; from the coding sequence ATGATCGAGACGACCTTGCCGGACGTTGAAGGGATCTCTTCAGGCCCCCGCAGAACCGCTCGGGAACTTCCCTGGTGGGCCTGCGGGGGCCTTCGTTTTGAATGTCTGGGGTGCGGCCGTTGCTGCCGAGGCGCTTCCGGCGGGATCTTCATGCGCCCCGTCGAGGAGCGGCGCATCGCCGCCGCGCTGAATCTGACGGCGGAACAGCTGCGTTCGCGCTTCGAGACGACGCGCTGGCGCTTTCCCAGCCTGAGAGAGACGGGCTGCGGCCGCTGCGTCATGAACGGCGACGACGGACGCTGCCGCGTTTACGCTTGCCGTCCCGTCGAGTGCCGCACCTGGCCGTTCTGGCCGGAGCTGCTCGAATCGCCGCAGACCTGGCAGGCGGCGGCTCACCGCTGCCCCGGCATGGATTCCGGGCCGCTATGGAGCCCGCGACGCATCGCCGCCGTGCTGGCGGCTCATGAAAATTACGCGGAGAAACTCTCCCGCGAATGGAGAAAGGAGGCTCGCTGA
- a CDS encoding ATP-binding cassette domain-containing protein, giving the protein MSIVVENLSHIYHENTALQTAALEGVSLSIERGHWTSFIGHTGSGKSTLAQHLNAILRPTSGSVTVDGAAILPEKKREKTDFREIRRKVGLIFQYPEQQLFEETVREELAFAPRNWGVPESRIGELTAGALRAVELDDSYLERNPFGLSGGEKRRVAIASVLTCAPDYLVLDEPTAGLDERGRAALLKLLDRIHREGTGIVLVTHDLEIAFSRSDRILVLDHGRCAGLGTADEIAVQLYRRPVSGLVLPEVMLTALKLRERGLRAPLTCDAERLAQALVRERRRGR; this is encoded by the coding sequence ATGTCTATCGTCGTCGAAAATTTAAGCCACATTTACCATGAAAACACTGCCCTCCAGACGGCAGCTCTGGAGGGCGTTTCGCTGTCGATCGAACGCGGTCACTGGACCTCGTTCATCGGCCATACGGGCAGCGGCAAGTCGACGCTGGCTCAGCACCTGAACGCGATCCTGCGCCCTACGTCGGGTTCGGTGACGGTGGACGGCGCGGCGATCCTGCCGGAGAAAAAACGGGAGAAGACCGATTTTCGCGAGATCCGCCGCAAGGTGGGGCTGATCTTCCAGTATCCCGAGCAGCAGCTTTTCGAGGAGACGGTGCGCGAGGAGCTGGCTTTTGCGCCGCGCAACTGGGGCGTGCCGGAGTCCCGGATCGGCGAGCTGACGGCGGGGGCGCTGCGCGCGGTGGAACTCGACGATTCTTATCTGGAGCGCAATCCTTTCGGCCTCTCCGGCGGCGAGAAGAGGCGCGTGGCGATCGCCTCGGTGCTGACCTGCGCGCCGGATTATCTGGTGCTCGACGAGCCGACGGCGGGACTGGACGAGCGCGGCCGGGCGGCGCTGCTGAAGCTGCTGGACCGTATCCACCGCGAGGGCACGGGGATCGTGCTGGTCACTCACGATCTGGAGATCGCCTTTTCGCGCAGCGACCGCATTCTCGTGCTCGACCACGGGCGCTGCGCCGGTCTGGGCACGGCGGACGAGATCGCGGTGCAGCTGTACCGGCGGCCGGTTTCGGGGCTGGTGCTGCCTGAAGTGATGCTGACGGCGCTGAAGTTGCGCGAGCGCGGACTGCGCGCGCCGCTGACCTGCGATGCCGAAAGGCTGGCGCAGGCGCTGGTCCGCGAGAGGAGGCGGGGGCGTTGA
- a CDS encoding IclR family transcriptional regulator — MSNEYNYHEALQSVERTVAILELLAKNSQGLYLTEISEESGLSSSTVHRLLRSLISLGYVLNRKENSGRYKLSYKLYELGTKYLAGQTFIRAAFPFLEKLSSSTFRTVSLCVPEMFDVISVARTRNWREKATVDLPAFRVPMYACSAGIAILSTYDNDRIKKLWDLSKITPFTPCTIKTLEHLYLRVETTRERGYDVSQDEYQMGISNVAAVIVPHGRAAIGAIQYIYPSSESQTSALKNCPALVETAKALTELYSDSL, encoded by the coding sequence TTGTCCAACGAATATAATTATCATGAAGCATTGCAGTCAGTAGAGAGAACCGTTGCGATTCTTGAGCTGCTCGCAAAAAATTCGCAGGGATTGTATCTCACCGAGATCTCAGAGGAGTCCGGCCTAAGCAGCAGCACCGTCCACCGTTTGCTGCGCTCGTTGATTTCTCTCGGCTATGTTCTGAATCGCAAAGAAAATAGCGGAAGGTACAAACTCAGCTACAAACTTTACGAACTTGGCACAAAATATCTCGCAGGACAAACATTTATACGAGCGGCGTTTCCGTTTCTGGAAAAATTATCATCAAGCACCTTCCGTACCGTCTCTTTGTGCGTACCCGAGATGTTCGACGTAATCTCCGTCGCACGAACGAGGAACTGGAGAGAAAAGGCGACGGTCGATCTTCCCGCATTCCGTGTGCCGATGTACGCCTGCTCCGCCGGCATCGCCATCCTCTCTACCTATGACAACGACCGGATCAAAAAACTTTGGGATCTCTCAAAAATCACGCCCTTTACTCCTTGCACGATAAAGACGCTGGAACATCTTTACCTCCGTGTCGAAACGACGAGAGAAAGGGGATATGACGTGTCCCAGGACGAATACCAAATGGGAATATCCAACGTCGCGGCCGTTATTGTCCCTCACGGGAGAGCGGCCATCGGCGCCATACAATACATTTACCCATCTTCCGAAAGTCAGACGTCTGCCCTCAAAAACTGTCCGGCCCTCGTGGAAACAGCAAAAGCTCTGACGGAGTTGTACAGTGATTCTCTGTAG
- a CDS encoding energy-coupling factor transporter transmembrane component T, protein MKFLENMSFGQYVPARSWVHRLDPRAKVGALALLLTGIFMAGRPYDWILWAAVLWLCAALAQTNVAFLLRSIRTVLFLIVFTALLNLFFASGEPLWQWGIFRVSREGVELAWTMALRLTLLVLFANLLTLTTSPMALSDGLESLFSPFKRFGFPAHELAMMMTIALRFIPTLLSETDRILKAQLARGADLDRGSVVRRMKAFIPVLVPLFVIVFQRADDLAVAMEARCYRGGEGRTRMKPFRWRAADTAALVFCALLIAGQKLLNWVVG, encoded by the coding sequence TTGAAGTTTCTTGAGAACATGAGTTTCGGGCAGTACGTGCCCGCCCGTTCGTGGGTGCATCGCCTCGACCCGCGCGCCAAGGTGGGCGCGCTGGCGCTGCTGCTGACGGGGATATTCATGGCGGGGCGCCCCTACGATTGGATCCTCTGGGCGGCGGTGCTGTGGCTCTGCGCGGCGCTGGCGCAGACGAACGTGGCGTTTTTGCTGCGTTCGATCCGCACGGTGCTGTTCCTGATCGTTTTCACGGCGCTGCTGAATCTGTTCTTCGCGTCGGGGGAGCCTCTGTGGCAGTGGGGGATCTTCCGCGTCAGCCGGGAAGGCGTCGAGCTGGCCTGGACGATGGCGCTGCGGCTGACGCTGCTGGTGCTGTTCGCCAATCTGCTGACGCTGACGACCAGTCCGATGGCGCTGTCCGACGGGCTGGAGAGTCTCTTTTCGCCGTTCAAGCGCTTCGGTTTTCCGGCGCACGAACTGGCGATGATGATGACGATCGCGCTGCGCTTCATCCCCACGCTGCTGAGCGAGACGGACCGCATCCTCAAAGCGCAGCTGGCCCGCGGCGCGGACCTTGACCGCGGTTCGGTCGTCAGGCGCATGAAGGCGTTCATCCCCGTGCTGGTGCCGCTGTTCGTGATCGTCTTTCAGCGCGCCGACGATCTGGCGGTGGCGATGGAAGCCCGCTGTTACCGCGGCGGCGAGGGGCGGACGCGCATGAAGCCGTTTCGCTGGCGGGCGGCCGACACGGCGGCGCTGGTTTTCTGCGCGCTGCTGATCGCCGGCCAGAAGCTGCTGAACTGGGTGGTCGGCTGA
- the truA gene encoding tRNA pseudouridine(38-40) synthase TruA: MPRYSCVISYDGGKFCGWQTQPNGATVQESLERVLSLLNGSPVKATGAGRTDAGVHARGQTASFLMDRAWEPRRLLLALNANLPEGAAVASVRERPPEFDARRDALWREYAFFVWRGSFCYPMMKPYVWWKKKDDWDHDLIRRGCALLEGRHDFSAFCRAGDLPENAVRRMHFVRYIRRGRLSVFRIRGDAFLTNMVRIMVGNLDAVASGRRPLSWLAALLDGASRSDSAMTVPPDGLFFWKVGYKD, from the coding sequence ATGCCGCGCTATTCCTGCGTGATCAGCTACGACGGCGGCAAGTTCTGCGGCTGGCAGACGCAGCCCAACGGCGCCACCGTTCAGGAGTCGCTGGAGCGGGTCCTGTCGCTGCTGAACGGTTCGCCGGTGAAGGCAACGGGCGCAGGGCGCACGGACGCCGGCGTGCACGCGCGCGGACAGACGGCTTCCTTCCTGATGGACCGAGCCTGGGAGCCGCGGCGGCTTCTGCTGGCGCTGAACGCGAATCTGCCCGAGGGCGCGGCGGTTGCGTCGGTACGGGAGCGCCCGCCGGAGTTCGACGCGCGGCGCGACGCGCTGTGGCGCGAATACGCCTTTTTCGTGTGGCGCGGTTCATTCTGCTATCCAATGATGAAGCCCTACGTGTGGTGGAAAAAAAAGGACGACTGGGATCATGATCTGATCCGCCGCGGCTGCGCGCTGCTGGAGGGACGGCACGATTTCAGCGCGTTCTGCCGGGCCGGCGACCTGCCGGAAAACGCGGTGCGGCGCATGCACTTCGTGCGCTATATTCGCCGCGGCCGGCTGTCGGTCTTCCGCATCCGCGGCGACGCTTTTTTGACCAACATGGTGCGGATCATGGTTGGCAATCTGGACGCCGTCGCTTCGGGACGCCGGCCGCTCTCGTGGCTGGCCGCGCTGCTGGATGGCGCGAGCCGCAGCGACTCGGCGATGACGGTGCCGCCGGACGGGTTGTTTTTCTGGAAGGTTGGCTACAAGGACTAA